ACAAACCTGCGTATAAATATGGACCGGCCTTGCAGATATTTCCTTTCTATTTTTTGAAATAAAGGCCAATACTGCGCATGATTTATCCAACAAATACAAAAATCAGGGAACGATCATGCAAGAGCCACTCAACCACACCGATCGCAGGATTCTGCGCCTGCTGCAACATAATGCCGACCTTTCAGCCGCAGAAATTGCCGAGCGGGTCGAGCTGTCACAGTCGCCCTGCTGGCGGCGCATCAACCGCTTGCAAGAAGAAGGCTACATCGAGCGCAAAGTCGCCCTGCTCAACCACAAGCGCTTGGGTTTCGGCATCATCGTGTTTGTCGACATCAAACTATCGGCCCACGGTCGCAGCAACTTGGAAGAGTTTGAGAAAGCGGTGGTCGGCTACCCGGAAGTGATGGAGTGCTACACCATGGCCGGTGCATCGGATTACAAGCTGAAGGTGGTGGCCAAAGACATTGCCAGCTACGAGCGTTTTTTACGCGACCACCTGCTGCAACGTCCCCATGTACTGGAAGCCCACACCCATATCGCCATGAGCGAGGTTAAACGCACCACTGAATTGCCGCTGGATTAGCGGCATTCAGATCACAGTACGCGTCCATCCCAAGCCACACTGACGTTAGCGGGCAATACCTCGGGATTTTCCATCAGCCAGGCGTCAAAACTGTGGCCGACATGGGTCAGCACTGCGTGCGCGGGTTGCAGCAACTCGATGGTTTCTAACGCCCGGGTCAGATCATTATGGTTGCGCGGTGCAATGGGTTGCGGCGCCATGGAGCAATCCAGCACCAGCACATCCAGCGACTGCTGACACAACAGCGCAGCGCTGTCTGCCGGTACGCCCACCGTATCCGTGAGGTAAGCGATTCGCCTTATAGCGCCGTGCTCGTCGGCCCCTTCCAGCAAATAGCCGTAGGTAAGTTTGGAATGGTTCAGTGGCAACGCCGTGACGCTCAGCGCCCCTAACTGGCGATGCTCAAAAGCACTGAACGGCTGGCTGAAATCGAGAATACCTGGGTGTTTGTACAGATCAGCCAGCCCCTCGGGGTCAGCCGGGCCGTGCACCGGGATAATCAGCCCCTGCCCCCAGCGCAGGTGCAATAAGCCCTGAGCATGGTCAGCATGGTAATGGGTTTGCAAAATGCCGCTGAGGCTCTGCGGTGGAAAACGCTCGCACAGGTCCGTCCAACCGGCGTCGATCAACCAACGCTGGTCACCACACTCGATCAATGCCGAGCAGGGCCCACGCCGATGCGCAGGCTGCAAGCGGGCTCGCTCACAGGCTGCGCAGTGGCAGTTATAGACCGGAACCTGGCGTGCATCACCGCTACCCAGTAGGGTCATGCGCATGCACGACACGTCCCGAGCAGCGCGCACAAACGGTCGGCGGTTAGCTGTAACTCACCGGAATTATCCAGCACATACAAACCATCAGCCTCCGCTGCAGCGGGGTCAAACAGGGCATTACGCGCCAGACGCTGCTCGATCTGCTCAGGTGTTTCACGCTGGCGACGTTGCAGACGTTCACGCAGAACGTCGTTGTCCACTGTCAGCAACACCGCAATCAGTTGCGGGTAACGTTGGCGTGCTTCAGCGAGATAGCCGCGTGATCCATTAATCAGCACATCCAGCCCCGCCGCGAGCCACTCGTCGATCTGTTTGGGGATGCCATAAGCCAGACCGTTAGCACGCCAGCTCAGGGCGAACTCACCGGCTGCTTCCTGCAACTCAAACTCGTCCAACGTCAGGGATACAGCGTCCTCTCCGACGGCTTCGCTGGAGCGGGTGATAACCCGCCGGACAATGCGGCATCCATGCTCTGCAAGGCGCTCACGCGCGGCTTGCAGGAGGCTGTCTTTACCGGACCCAGAAGGCCCCATGAGGTAGATCAGGCGGCCGCTCATCAGAACACCCTTTTTGCGTTATTCCACACCTGTTTAATCACCGGCTGGCCTTCATACAACTGGCTGTGCACCAGATCGGCACGCAACCCAACACGAATTTCGCCGCGATCAGTCAAACCCGCTGACTTCGCTGGGTTGCGGCTAACGGTGGCGATGGCCTTGGGCAGATCGTAGTCGTTGTCTTGCTCAGCGAGCATAAAGGCCGCCTGTAGCAGGCTTGAGGGGTAGTAGTCGCTGGACAGGATATCCAGCACCCCCTTACTGGCCAGTTCAGAGGCTGCAATATTGCCCGAGTGAGAGCCGCCGCGCACGATATTTGGCGCGCCCATGAGCACATTCAAACCCAGCTCGTGACTGGCTTTGGCCGCTTCCATGGTGGTAGGGAACTCAGCGATGGACATACCGAAACCAGCAGACTCCTGCGCGTGGGCCAGTGTCGCATCATCATGACTGGCAATAGACAGACCGCGTACGTGGCAGTCCTCCACAATACTGCGCCGGTTACGGTCACTGAACTCGATGGAGTTGGCCTTCTGTTCGGCGGCGAACTCGGCCATTTCCTGCTCATTGAGGTTGTACTTACCCATGTAGTACTCGCGGTACTTGGCCTCATTGGCGAACTGACGCTGGCCCGGCGAGTGGTCCATGACAGAAATCAGCTGCACCAGTGGGTTTTCAACCAGATCCCGGTACACGCCCAATGTATTCGGGTGGCACACCTCACAGCGCAAATGCAGGCGATGTTCTGCCCGCGTTTGCCCCGCCGCGCTGGTAGCGGCAATCGCCTCCAGCATGGCCGGTAGTTGCTGCATGCGCCGTCCACGGGGGTTTACGTCGCCAATGGAGAGTGCATCAAACACCGTGGTGATACCCGCGGCGACAATCTGCGCATCGTGGGTAAACACAGCCGAACGGGACGGCCAATCCACACCTGGACGCGGAGCCATGTGCTTTTCCAGATTATCCGTGTGCAGTTCAACCAACCCCGGCAACAGGTAATCGCCGCCAAGGTTCTGCGCGTGCGGCAGTTGACTGACACCCGGCTGGATATCTGCGATGACACCATCACGCAGCACGACAGTGCCGGTGAACACCTCATTGGCGGTGACCACCTGCGCGTTGGTCAGTACCTGTTCAGCCTGCATAAACATACTCCTGCTGCTTGGATAGCTCTGGGGTCATGTCCAGATAACGATCTGCCACTGCCTCACGGGCGGTGCGATCGTGGAAGATGCCAATCAGTGCACTCCCAGCAGCTTTGGCTTCAGCGATCAGCTCCAGCACCACCTGACGGTTAACGTCATCCAGCGATGCAGTTGGTTCATCCAGCAACATCAGTGGCCAGGTCACCATAAAACCGCGGGCGATATTGACGCGTTGCTGTTCACCACCGGAGAAGGTGCCCGGCGCCAGTTGCCACAGTGCTTGCGGGATATTCAGACGGGTCAGCAGGCTCTTGGCCCGCGCCTCGGCGGCGTCCTTCGTCCAACCACGCGCCAGTGCTGGCTCCATCACCACATCCAGGGTCGAGACCCGTGGAATGACCCGCAGGAACTGGCTGACATACCCCAAGGTCTGGCGACGGACTTCCAGCACCTGGCGCGGCTCGGCATCCACCAATTCAACCCATTGGCCATTGTGCAGAACACGAATGCTGCCGCCTGCAGCGAGGTAGTTTCCGTACAAGGTGCGCAGTAAGGTCGACTTACCTGCGCCAGACTGGCCATGCAGTACCAGACACTCACCGGCACTGACGGAAAAACTCAATTCACTCAGCACATTCAGCACAACCCCATGCTGCTGATGCAGGGTGAAGGTTTTGCTGAGGCCGCTGACCTCAATCAGGTTGTTCATATAAACCTCTCCTAGACCGTGCTGCGAACGGCTGCAGCACGGGAGACACGCATTGTCCGCACAGGCTGTTACAGCTTTAAGAAACAGCCATGGCGAAATCAGGTCAGGGTTGCAGGACGGACGACACCAGCAACTGCGAATAGGGGTGCTGCGGGTCATCCAGAATCTGATCGGTCAGCCCCGCCTCAACCACATGGGAGCGACGCATGACCATCAGCCGGTCGGCTAACAGACGGGCGACCGCCAAGTCGTGGGTGACGATCACCACAGCTAGGTCCAGCTCCCGCACCAGACCGCGCAGCAGGTCAAGCAGGCGCGCCTGCACCGACACATCGAGGCCGCCAGTGGGCTCGTCCATAAACACCAGACGTGGGCTGGAAACGAGGTTGCGGGCAATCTGTAAGCGCTGTTGCATGCCGCCGGAGAAGGTGCGCGGCAAATCGTCGATACGGGCCGGGTCAATCTCCACTTGCTTCAGCCATTCCAGGCCTGCCGCACGCAACTCGCTGTAATTGCGAACGCCTTGGGCCATCAGGCGTTCGCCGATGTTGGCCCCGGCCGACACACCCATGCGCAAACCGTCACGGGGGTTTTGTTCGACAAACCCCCATTCGGTGCGCAGCAACGTCCGGCGTTGGGCTTCACTGGCGCTGTACAGGTCAACCCACTGACCGTTGTTGTCGCGGTAGCTGACATTGCCGCGATCCGGCGGGCAGCGCCCTGACAGCAGGCTGAGCAGGGTTGATTTGCCCGAGCCAGACTCACCGACAATGCCCAATACCTCGCCTGGGTACAGATCGAACGAAACGCCCTGGCAGCCTTTCTCCGGCCCATACAGACGGGTCAGATCACGCACGCTAAACAGCGGTTGAGCAGTTTCGGTTTGTACCTGCAATTTCTCGGCAGCACTCATTGCACGCCCTCCTCTATGGCATCGCGGCGTTGCATGCAGTAATCGGTGTCGGAGCAGACAAAGCGCTTGGTGCCTTCGTCATCGACAATCAGCTCATCCAGATAGGAGTCGTGGCTGCCACAGAAGGCGCAGCATTCCTCCCAGCTCTGGATCGCAAACGGGTGGTCTTCAAAGTCCAGGCTCACCACTTTGGTGTACGGCGGTACGGCATACAGGCGCTTCTCACGCCCCGCGCCGAACAACATCAGCGCCGGGCTCATGTGCAGCTTGGGGTTGTCGAATTTCGGGATGGGCGACGGGTCCATCACGTAGCGGTCATCGACTGTCACCGGGTACGCATAGCTGGTGGCAATGTGGCCGAAGGTGGCGATGTCCTCATACAGCTTGACGTGCATCACGCCGTAATCTTCCAGCGCGTGCATGGTCCGGGTTTCGGTTTCCGAGGGTTCGATAAAGCGCAGCGGCTCAGGGATCGGTACCTGATAAACCAGAATCTGATCATTGCTCAGCGGGGTTTCCGGAATGCGGTGACGGGTCTGAATGACAGTCGCCTCCGGCGTGCACATGGTGGTTTTGACCCCAGCGGTGCGGGCAAAGAAACGGCGGATCGAGACGGCGTTGGTGGTGTCGTCCGCGCCTTGGTCGATGACCTTAAGCACATCATCTTCACCCAAAATGGCCGCAGTCACCTGCATACCGCCGGTGCCCCACCCATAGGGCAGCGGCATTTCGCGGCCGCCAAACGGCACTTGGTAACCCGGAATGGCCACGGCCTTAAGCAGGCCACGGCGAATCATGCGTTTGGTCTGCTCATCCAGATAGGCAAAGTTGTAGCCGGTTTCTGTCGCCTGGGCAGACGTCATCGGTGTGGTGAGGTTCATACCGGTTGCTCCTCGGCGGCTTGCTTGCGCATCTTGCGGATTAGCTCCAGCTCGGACTGGAAGTCGACGTAGTGCGGCAGTTTCAGGTGCGAGACAAAGCCCGCGGCCTCTACGTTGTCGCAATGCATGAGCACGAACTCTTCCTGTTGCGCAGGACCTTCACGCTCTTCGCCGTACTCGTCAGCACGCAGCGCACGGTCCACCAGGGCCATGCCCATGGCCTTGCGCTCACAGTTGCCGAAGGCCAGGCCATAGCCTCGGGTGAACTGCGCATCCACACCTTTGCCACCCACAAACTGGTTGACCATCTCGCATTCGGTGACTTCGATATCACCCAGCGGCACCGCGAAACCCAGCTCCTCAGGTTCCAGCCAAACCTCCACTTCACCAATGCGGATTTCCCCGGCAAACGGATGGTTGCGGCCATAACCACGTTGAGTCGAATAGCCCAACGCCAGCAGGAATCCTTCATTGCCACGGGCCAAGGCTTGCAGGCGCTGCGCCCGATTGGCGGGGAAGTCCAATGGCTCGCGGGTGATGTCCGGCACTGGCTGGCCGTCATCCGCTTCACGCTGCATCAGGCCTTCATCCGCTAGGAAATCCAGCACTCGCGGACAAGCGGAAAGCTCAGCATCAGGCTTGAGCTGCGGCCCTGGATGCTGCCCTTCAGCCAGAAGGGTGAAGTCCAGCAGACGGTGGCTGTAATCAAAGGTTGGGCCGAGTAACTGACCACCGGGCAGGTCTTTGAAGGTCGCAGAAATGCGTCGCTCAATCTGCATGTGCGTGGTGTTCAGCCCCTGCGTTGCGCCAAAGCGCGGCAAAGTGGTGCGGTAAGCACGCAGCAGGAAAATAGCTTCGAGCAGATCCCCCGCAGCTTGCTTGATCGCCAGTGCAGCCAGTTGCGGGTCATACAGCGAGCCTTCAGTCATCACCCGCGAAACCGCCAGGGGCATCTGCTCGCGGATTTGTTCAACACTCAGCTCAGGGATTGAGGTATCACCACGGCGCGTTTTGGCCAGCAGTGCGTGGGCATTGTCGATGGCGCGCTCGCCACCTTTAACGGCTACATACATCAGGCCGCCTCCTCTGCATTGTTGAGCACCTGTGTGCTGCGTGGCAGGCCGATCACCTGCTGACCCGATGCCAGAAATGCATCCAGACCACGGGGAAATGAAGTGCGAGCACTGCGCTGCTGCCAGAAGGCATCGCGCAGTGGCAGCGAAACCTGCCGTACGTCCTGAATCCCCGGACCGCGCCAATCCAAACGGTTCCCGCCCTCCAGAGCAGGCAACTGAACCAGCAAAGTGCAGGACTGATCCGGGTAGCGCTCGCTGCCGTTATCAAAGCCAGACAGATCACCCAGCTCGGACTCATCCAGCAACGCAAACAGGGCCTGCTCGCGCTGCGTCACAATCGGGCAACCGCAGTGGAACGACAGGTTGGCGCGTACCGCTGGGGTGTCTAAATAAGGCGCCAGCCACAGCGGTGTGTCTGCATCCAGGAACGCCAGGCACAAGGCGTAGGTGGCAGGATGCAGAGCATCAAGGGCCTGCGCTCGATCCAAAGGTTGCACCAGCCCCGGCTCGGCCAGCGCTTTAAGCGCGCTGCGGAAGCTGGCTTGGGCATCCAGAACCGGATTATTGAAAGCCAGTTGCAGCCATTGCGAACTGTTAGCCGGGTTCATCAATCTTCTCCTCTGACCAGGGTGAAGAATTCAACCTGGGTGGTTGCGGTTTCAGCAGCCTTGGCTGCCCGCTGTGCCTGTTGGGCAGCGCGCAGTGGCTCGATCAGTCGCAACATCCACTGTTGCTGGTCAGTCCCTTGCAGGTGGGCATCAGCCAATGCGGCCAGTTCGGCGTGCTGCTTGTTAGGCCCGGCGATGTAGCTGTAGCCCGTGCGACCATCGCTCAGGCGCACCACGCAGCGGGTCACGGTCATTTCGCCTAGGTTGAACGCGTTGCCCGTGCCGCCCATGCGCCCACGCACAAGCGCCATTCCGCTTTCAGGGGCGCGGATCAGGCTGTAATCCGCGTCTTTCAGTGCACTCTCATAATTCACCAGCTGGTTACCGGCACGGGCCAGTACGCTCATCCAGCGCTGGCGGGCCGCAATCTGCGGATCACTGTGCAGCTCATTGCAGGTCATCAACATGCCTCCATCAAAGGGCTAGCTGGAATTTGAAGCGGTCAGCACGACTGGTTGAGAGCGACAGCTCCACCGGTCGGCCATCGGCATCACAGGAAAGGGTTTGCACACTCAAAAGCGGTGCATGTCTGGGCATCAGCAAGCGGTTGGCCTCCTCTTGAGTTGGAAGGCGAGCACCAATTAGGCTGGACTTGCGCACCAGTTCCAAACCGCTCTGGTTCAGGTGTTGGCGCAATGAGCCACCACGGTAATCCGACAAGCGAGAGGCATGTTCAACTCGGAAGGCATGGCGGATAAGGCTTACTGGCTGTCCGGAAATCAGGCGCAACGTGCTGATCTCAACCAGCTCGGCGCCCTCCTCAAGCTCCAGCTGTTCACGCTCCTCGAGGTTGGCTACACGTAAACGACGCTCAAGCAATCGAGCTTCAACCTCGTGCCCCTGTGCAGACAGCGATGCGCTGTAGGTGCTATCAGCCTGCACCGGATAAATCACCGGCTTAGGCAGCACCCGGGTGCCTTTTCCCTGCTGGCGTAACAGGCGCCCTTCAAGCACCAGCTCATCCATAGCGCGGCGCAGGGTGTGGCGGTTTACCGAAAACCGTGCAGCCAGTTGCATCTCCGGCGGCAAGTAATCACCTGCTTTCATCGAGGCCAGCTCATCCCGCAGTACGGCAGCCAGTTCGCGATAAAGCGGTTCAGGTTGTCTAGACAAGTTCATGGCTAATAAAAGGCGTCCGCAGACACCTTCTCTCCGTCAGATAAATTGCTTGCGAAGACGCTGGGACAGGATGTCCAGCAGGCTCACCACCAGAATGATCACGATCAGCAGTGCGCAGGTCTGGCCGAACTGGAAGCCACGTATCGCTTCCCAGAGAATCACCCCAATGCCACCGGCACCGACCATGCCGACCACCGTTGCTGAACGCACGTTAGATTCGAAGCGATACAGCGAGTAGGAGATCCACAGCGGCAGTACCTGTGGGATCACCCCGTAAATCACTTCTTGCAGAGCACTGGCACCTGTCGCACGCACGCCTTCAATCGGGCCAGGGTCGATCGCCTCAACGGCTTCCGCAAAGAGCTTGGCCAGCACCCCTGTGGTGCCGATAAACAGCGCCAGAACACCGGCAAAAGGACCGAGCCCCACCGCCACCACAAACAACATGGCGAAGACCATTTCATTGATGGAGCGAAAGGCATCCATCACCCGGCGAACCGGCTGATACACCCACCACGGCACAATGTTTTCTGAACTCATAATGCCCAGCGGGATGGCACAGACAATCGCCAGCACAGTGCCCCACAAGGCGATCTGTACGGTGACGATCATTTCTTTCAGGTACAGCTCCCAATTGCTGAAATCCGGTGGGAAGAAGTCGGCAGCAAAGGTCGCCATGTTGCCGGCGTCGCGCACCAGCGCCAGCGGGTTCATCTCCGCCCCTTTCCATGACCAGGCCAGGAACGCCAGAAACAGCCCCCAACCGATCAGTTGCATCCATGAACGCTTGCCCGCCATATGCGGAGCTGGAGCAGTAGTTACAGTGGTCATAAGCCCATCTCGATCAAACAGCGAAAAAACGCGGCCTGCCCGACGCAGGCCGCAACCGTGGTTAACCGGCAGAGGTGTTGGCGGCCAGCTCAGCCATGCGTTTTTCCAGCTTGGCCAGCTCGTCATCTAGTTTTTTCAGCTGTGCAGCTTTGTCGTCTGCCTTGAGCTTGTCGTTGTTGGCCACATCGGTACGCTGCTTGAACAGCTCAAGCTGGCGGATCGGCAGCAGCTGGTCGTTGTCTGAGGTCTTGAACTTGCCCCATTGCAGGGTTTCAAGAATTTTCAGCTCCTGAGCCGTTGAGCCGTACGTCATAAAGAAATCGCGCAGCTTGGCCTTGGTGCCTTCATCCAGGTTCTTGCGCCATACCAACGGGTCCGCAGGAATCAGCGGCGAAGTCCAGATAACCTTCAACTGAGCAGCCTTGTCTGGCGCGGTAACCTCCAGGCGCTCCATGTTTTCGGAGTTGAAGGTGCCCACATCAACTTGCTTGTTGGCCACCGACAGGGCGTTGACTTCATGGCTGCCAATCAGCGCACGTTTAAAAATGGTATTGGCATCGGCCTTGTTCTGAGCGAACACGTAATAGCCCGGCACCAAGTAGCCAGAGGTGGAGTTTGGATCACCGTTGGCAAAGGTCAGGCTCTTGGCATTCTTGAGCATGTCCTCGACGGAGTTGATCGGGCTGTCTTTGTGCGCGACCAACAAGCTGTAGTAACCCTCAGCGCCATTGGCGGCCACAGTCTGGGCGAAGATCTCCCCGCCAGCCCGGTCGACTGCTTCCATCGCCGCCTTATTGCCATACCAGGCCACATCGACTTTATCGAAGCGCATGCCCTGGATAATCCCGGCATAGTCAGGCGCGAAGAAGGCATTGATCTTGTAGCCAGTCTTCTTGCTCATGTCTTCCAGAAACGGATCCCACATGCTTTTGAGGTTCTGCGAAGACTCAGTGGAGATGATGCCGAAATTGATCTGCTGCTCAGCCTGAGCAACTCCGAAAAAAGAGCCGGCCAGCAATGTGGAGACAGCAAGAACACGACTCGCTTTTTTAAACATGCGAAGCACTCCTGGTACAGGTTGTGATTTAGTTTTTGGCAGTGGTTCTACGCAGCAGGAACGGAACTACGGCTCAGGCTGCTTTAGAGGAAGGTGCAGCAAGCGATTGCGCAGACACGGCTGCATCAGCAGTCAGCTCTGCGCCGTACAAATCGTTAAGGAAGTCGGTATGCAACTCACTGGCGTTGCCGTCGTAATGAATACGGCCCGATTTCAGGGCAACGGCGCGCTGGCAGTAGCGCATGGCGTAATCCACCTGATGCAGGGTGACCACTACAGTGGTGCCATCTTCACGGTTGATGTCCGCCAGAATTTGCATCACTTTGCGAGCCGACTCAGGATCCAGCGAGGCAATCGGCTCATCGGCCAGAATGACCTTGGCCCGCTGACACAGGGCGCGGGCAATCGCCACACGCTGCTGCTGGCCACCGGAGAGCGTCGAAGCGCGCTGCTGTGCAAGCCCCGCCAGGCCTACACGCTCCAAAGCCTTCAGGGCTGATTGTTTTTCTTCAGCGGTAAATAACCCCAATGTGCCACGCCAGCGCGGCGTACGCCCCAGATAGCCCAACAGAACGTTCTGCAAGACACTCAGTCGGCCCACCAGATTGAATTGCTGAAAAATGTAGCCAATATCGGAACGCAGGCGTCGAACATCACTATTGAGCCTGCCGTCAGCCTGCACTTGCTGGCCGAGCACCTCAATATTGCCGCCAGCACTGCGGTCACAGCATGCCAGACCCGCTACATGACGCAGCAAAGTCGACTTCCCCGAGCCGGAGGCACCGATCAGCGCCACCATTTCACCGGCTTCAACTGAAAGATCCAGACCGAACAGCGCCTGCTTGCCCGAGAAAGTCTTGTTCAGCTTATCAACCCGAATTACAGCGCCCATTGGAATGCCTCCGTTAATTGGTCTTAAACGACGGCAGCCAGCCGCGTTGGTGTAGACCAAGGTAGGCAGATCCTGTGTCAACCCGATTAACGAGTCATGACACTTCAGTGACCATTGCTCTGAGTTGCTCAGAACCTTGGATATGTGGCCTTTTGTTGAACAAGCCGCATTTTGGACAATTGGTGCTAGCAAAAAGCCTTTAATAGGGGCACAATGATGGCATGAATTTGACGCCAAATAACCGGCCTTTTATGCCCAAGGCATAGGTATTTCAAATAGTTACCAAGGCGAACGGTTAGTGCGATTGGCGGTCACAATGCTGACAATGCAGTATTAAATTGCCAGCTATCGTTTATTAACTTACCGGTTTAATGTACGCGCCCTATGAAACAAGCTATCTACTCCAGCCGTACCGCAGACAAATTCGTTGTTCGCCTGCCTGATGGCATGCGCGAACGTATCGCGGACGTAGCCCGCAACCACCACCGCAGCATGAACTCCGAGATCATTGCGCGTCTCGAACAAAGCATGCTGCAAGAAAGCGCTCTGAGTGATGATGTCAACGTGCGCCTGGACAGCCCCGAACTGTCCCTGCACGAAAAAGAGCTGCTGCAACGCTTCCGCCAGCTGTCCCGCCGTCAGCAAAACGCCCTGGTATCGCTGATCGCTCACGACACCGAACTGGCTGCCGGCGACAACTCCTGATATCTACAACCCAGAAGACCAGCTCCGGCTGGTCTTTCAATTTACGCACATAAAAAAACCGCCTACAGGCGGTTTTTTTATGATGCCGATAAAGGCCTCCACTTAAGGAGGCCTTGCGCTTAGAGCAAGAACAGGCTGGCCAATCCCAGGAAGATGAAGAACCCACCGCTGTCAGTCATGGCAGTGATCATCACACTGGCGCCCATTGCCGGGTCACGCCCGAGCCTCGCCAGGGTCATTGGAATCAATACACCATTCAGTGCGGCCAGTAATAAATTCAGAGTCATCGCAGCCGTCATGACTAAGCCCAGTGACCAGCTGTCATACAGCACATATGCCACAGCACCGATCACACCGCCCCACACAATGCCGTTGAGCAGCGCAACCGCCAGCTCTTTACGCAACAGACGGGATGTATTCCCAGTACTGACCTGATCCAGCGCCATCGCCCGCACAATCATAGTGATGGTCTGATTACCCGAGTTACCACCAATCCCGGCCACAATTGGCATCAACGCAGCCAGTGCCACCAGCTTCTCGATCGAGCCTTCAAACAGGCCGATCACACGGGACGCCAGAAATGCCGTCACCAGGTTTACAGCCAGCCAAGCCCAACGGTTGCGGAACGACTTCCAGACCGAGGCGAAGATATCTTCTTCCTCGCGCAGACCCGCCATATTGAGGACTTCGCTTTCGCTTTCCTCACGAATCAAGTCGACCATTTCATCAATGGTCAGACGCCCGATCAGCTTGCCGTTCTTATCCACAACTGGTGAAGAAACCAAGTCATAACGTTCGAACGCCTGAGCAGCTTCATAAGCATCTTCGTCAGGCTGAAAACTCACCGGGTCAGTGGCCATGACCTCGCTGACCAGTTTGTCAGGGTCGTTGACAAGCAGGCGCTTGATCGGCAAAACGCCCTTAAGCACACCGTCATAGTCCACAACAAACAATTTGTCCGTCTGACCCGGCAGCTCTTTAAGGCGACGCATATAACGCAGAACGACTTCGAGGCTGACATCTTCACGAATGGTCACCATCTCGAAGTCCATCAGGGCGCCAAC
The Pseudomonas mendocina DNA segment above includes these coding regions:
- a CDS encoding alpha-D-ribose 1-methylphosphonate 5-phosphate C-P-lyase PhnJ is translated as MTSAQATETGYNFAYLDEQTKRMIRRGLLKAVAIPGYQVPFGGREMPLPYGWGTGGMQVTAAILGEDDVLKVIDQGADDTTNAVSIRRFFARTAGVKTTMCTPEATVIQTRHRIPETPLSNDQILVYQVPIPEPLRFIEPSETETRTMHALEDYGVMHVKLYEDIATFGHIATSYAYPVTVDDRYVMDPSPIPKFDNPKLHMSPALMLFGAGREKRLYAVPPYTKVVSLDFEDHPFAIQSWEECCAFCGSHDSYLDELIVDDEGTKRFVCSDTDYCMQRRDAIEEGVQ
- the phnP gene encoding phosphonate metabolism protein PhnP — its product is MRMTLLGSGDARQVPVYNCHCAACERARLQPAHRRGPCSALIECGDQRWLIDAGWTDLCERFPPQSLSGILQTHYHADHAQGLLHLRWGQGLIIPVHGPADPEGLADLYKHPGILDFSQPFSAFEHRQLGALSVTALPLNHSKLTYGYLLEGADEHGAIRRIAYLTDTVGVPADSAALLCQQSLDVLVLDCSMAPQPIAPRNHNDLTRALETIELLQPAHAVLTHVGHSFDAWLMENPEVLPANVSVAWDGRVL
- the phnH gene encoding phosphonate C-P lyase system protein PhnH: MNPANSSQWLQLAFNNPVLDAQASFRSALKALAEPGLVQPLDRAQALDALHPATYALCLAFLDADTPLWLAPYLDTPAVRANLSFHCGCPIVTQREQALFALLDESELGDLSGFDNGSERYPDQSCTLLVQLPALEGGNRLDWRGPGIQDVRQVSLPLRDAFWQQRSARTSFPRGLDAFLASGQQVIGLPRSTQVLNNAEEAA
- a CDS encoding alpha-D-ribose 1-methylphosphonate 5-triphosphate diphosphatase, with the translated sequence MQAEQVLTNAQVVTANEVFTGTVVLRDGVIADIQPGVSQLPHAQNLGGDYLLPGLVELHTDNLEKHMAPRPGVDWPSRSAVFTHDAQIVAAGITTVFDALSIGDVNPRGRRMQQLPAMLEAIAATSAAGQTRAEHRLHLRCEVCHPNTLGVYRDLVENPLVQLISVMDHSPGQRQFANEAKYREYYMGKYNLNEQEMAEFAAEQKANSIEFSDRNRRSIVEDCHVRGLSIASHDDATLAHAQESAGFGMSIAEFPTTMEAAKASHELGLNVLMGAPNIVRGGSHSGNIAASELASKGVLDILSSDYYPSSLLQAAFMLAEQDNDYDLPKAIATVSRNPAKSAGLTDRGEIRVGLRADLVHSQLYEGQPVIKQVWNNAKRVF
- the phnN gene encoding phosphonate metabolism protein/1,5-bisphosphokinase (PRPP-forming) PhnN, yielding MSGRLIYLMGPSGSGKDSLLQAARERLAEHGCRIVRRVITRSSEAVGEDAVSLTLDEFELQEAAGEFALSWRANGLAYGIPKQIDEWLAAGLDVLINGSRGYLAEARQRYPQLIAVLLTVDNDVLRERLQRRQRETPEQIEQRLARNALFDPAAAEADGLYVLDNSGELQLTADRLCALLGTCRACA
- a CDS encoding Lrp/AsnC family transcriptional regulator: MQEPLNHTDRRILRLLQHNADLSAAEIAERVELSQSPCWRRINRLQEEGYIERKVALLNHKRLGFGIIVFVDIKLSAHGRSNLEEFEKAVVGYPEVMECYTMAGASDYKLKVVAKDIASYERFLRDHLLQRPHVLEAHTHIAMSEVKRTTELPLD
- a CDS encoding carbon-phosphorus lyase complex subunit PhnI, whose product is MYVAVKGGERAIDNAHALLAKTRRGDTSIPELSVEQIREQMPLAVSRVMTEGSLYDPQLAALAIKQAAGDLLEAIFLLRAYRTTLPRFGATQGLNTTHMQIERRISATFKDLPGGQLLGPTFDYSHRLLDFTLLAEGQHPGPQLKPDAELSACPRVLDFLADEGLMQREADDGQPVPDITREPLDFPANRAQRLQALARGNEGFLLALGYSTQRGYGRNHPFAGEIRIGEVEVWLEPEELGFAVPLGDIEVTECEMVNQFVGGKGVDAQFTRGYGLAFGNCERKAMGMALVDRALRADEYGEEREGPAQQEEFVLMHCDNVEAAGFVSHLKLPHYVDFQSELELIRKMRKQAAEEQPV
- the phnK gene encoding phosphonate C-P lyase system protein PhnK, encoding MSAAEKLQVQTETAQPLFSVRDLTRLYGPEKGCQGVSFDLYPGEVLGIVGESGSGKSTLLSLLSGRCPPDRGNVSYRDNNGQWVDLYSASEAQRRTLLRTEWGFVEQNPRDGLRMGVSAGANIGERLMAQGVRNYSELRAAGLEWLKQVEIDPARIDDLPRTFSGGMQQRLQIARNLVSSPRLVFMDEPTGGLDVSVQARLLDLLRGLVRELDLAVVIVTHDLAVARLLADRLMVMRRSHVVEAGLTDQILDDPQHPYSQLLVSSVLQP
- the phnL gene encoding phosphonate C-P lyase system protein PhnL; amino-acid sequence: MNNLIEVSGLSKTFTLHQQHGVVLNVLSELSFSVSAGECLVLHGQSGAGKSTLLRTLYGNYLAAGGSIRVLHNGQWVELVDAEPRQVLEVRRQTLGYVSQFLRVIPRVSTLDVVMEPALARGWTKDAAEARAKSLLTRLNIPQALWQLAPGTFSGGEQQRVNIARGFMVTWPLMLLDEPTASLDDVNRQVVLELIAEAKAAGSALIGIFHDRTAREAVADRYLDMTPELSKQQEYVYAG